The segment GGTCTCTCCACAAAAATCGGAAATTTGTGAATTTTGTTGAGCAAGCAGTCCACACTTAAATAAACTGCTTGCATTAACATACCCTTTTGGTCAATTTAAAACTAGCCGgcaaaatttttttaaatttttaattaaatttgagTTTTCACTCCATTCAATCCAGTCATAATTCCATTTTCGTGGtttaaaatgtgtgtgttaatTGTTGATAGTACAAAAACTGTTTATGACTTCGTACGAAAACATTTGGAACTAAAGATAGCAGCTAAGATGAGACTTAAATTGTTCTTTATTCTGTTGTTGATTATTCtagcaatggttttatttaTGACGAAAGTCAGTGCCAAACGATGGGCTGATGGAGTAGATGGAGTGTGTGCCTAATCACTTTTTATAGTGTTAAATTATACCAATAAAGATGATGTAGCAAGCTTAGCGATAGTTGATTTAAACAagtaaattcattatttttgagATACCAGCTGATCTCAAAGCGAGAGCTCCGAAACTGAGGTTTGCACATACCTATCTATCAAATGTAGACCTCAAAGTATTATAATTCAACTAACTAATCGCCAATTCCACAGCCCAAGCGTACCAAGAGTTATATTGATGAGGTATACCGACTTTTAGAGGAAAAGCCAGGGGTTGAAGAAATATTAATCATGAATCGTTCCGGTGTGCCGATCAAAACGTCAATGGAACGCCAAGACGCAATTCAACATGCCTGTCTTTATGAGAATTTGCGTGAAAAGTGTCTGGCATTTCTATCAAAAATGGAGCCACCACAGCTCCTGACCATGTTGCGAGTCCGTACCAGATTCCACGAGGTCCTGCTAACACCTGATGGCAAGATAACCGTTTTGGTAGTGCAAAATCAAAAGGATACACATCTTAAGGTAGAGGATCTAAATCGTCATTCCtccaatttttaaataattgctCCTACATATATCTACGTTGTTAGTCATCCAACTTCTTACACGTAAAACATTCTCACTTTGTACACAGCCCAAACACAACAAACTGTTCATTTATGTGACTACctgaatataaattcaatcaaataagTAATAAATAGTCCTCAGAGCTTCAGCTTAAAAACAACATTTATTCCAAAAACAGATGACATTTTCTGACCAACAGAAAGTAAATATATTCTTGTACTCGTATTTATAAAACACATTTCATTTTCATACTCTTCAGTATGTACAACATAAACGTTAAGTTCTTCTAGAACTAATGTAAAATATTGAATTTGGTTGTCTGTTGTTTATTTAAATGGATTAATCCTTCAATGGGAAACAGTGCCCGAATCAGTGCAGATTTAGCTTGGACAACGTCAAGTCATTCTCGTCAATAGGGGACACCGTTATTTTCATTTTGTGCTCCTTGGCCATTTTGAATAACATTACAATGTCCGAGTTTATATAGGCACCCCGCAAAAGTGCCACCGACGATTTTTCGGAAGTCTCAAGCTCCTTCACAAGTTCTTCAACACTGGGATTACATTTGGTTTCATCCTTTACTTCTTTAAACTTCTGGCCTGACAACGCACGAGTCCAAATGTCCTGAGATGCctctttgtattttttgattttcttgtCCAGGTCAGTAATCTTAGCACTGATCTCATTGTTATCGGGCTGCTTGGCTTGAGCCTGCATAAAAATACACCGAGCATCCTTATATTCGCCTAAGGCGGACAGGGCGCAACCTTCCTGGTAGAGGGCCTTACAGGGCCTTAGAGGGCTTATTTTCAGTGAGACGCCGCAAGGCTTTCATCGTAATGCACACGCGTTTGGGATTATGCAATTTATTGTAGCAGATCATCAAGTTTTGCTggaaaagttaaaaaaaaacacataagtGGGGATGAGCCACGACGCTACAAGTTGCAAAGTTACATTGAGAGTGATCAACAGAGCGATTTGCTTGCGCTCATCCTCATCATTGGCTAGACGGCAATAGTTTAGAGAGCTTACGGCCCGCTCGAAGGCAGTGACGGCGTTGCGGTAGCGAAAGCGCTTCACACAGTCCTTGCCATGCATGTGCATGTCTAATGCCTTGGGGTAAACTATTGCAAACTTGTCCCGATCCACAGCGGCCATTGACGCGAAGGCATCTGAGTCCCCGATCAATGTGAAGTGAAGAACTTCGATTTTGAAAAGTCCATCTGAACGTGGTTTAATGCGCGGCGGGCAGCCCATCTCGTGAAATAGCAACTTATAGGATATAATAAATTCGGCTTTTTCATATGGGCGCATGGTAAGTACAGCAGCCTGGAGGCCTTCTAGCACATCGCAACCTGCACCGGTCTCAAAATAGAATTTAGTTCGGCGCATCAATGAGGAATCAAAAGGAGAACTCTCGCCTTCCCAATAACCACTATAGCGCACAGCGACACGTGCCTTGTCTGGCACCAGACCTCGGCCCTGGTGGCCCTCACGTGTGATGCGCTTAAAAATGTTCTCATTGATCGGCTTCATCAATTTTTTGAGTTCCTCGAACGATTGGGTCGATGGAGAAGCGAGCTCTTCTTCATCAACATCTGGAGCGTTATCACAATCTTCCATTTCGTCGACATTAAAGTCATCATCGCCAGCCCCAAATGGCGACTGTTCTACCTCAAATTGTGAGCCAGAGCCAACGAGTTTTCTAGAAGAGTAAGAGGCAGCGTCTAGGCAGCACATGATTGTGCAAATGTATCAAATTTCGATGCTTGCCGAAGTTGCAGTGGTTCCTTGAGCATTTGAGTGCAATATGAAAAATTATCTTCCATTTTTTCCACACTTTTTCCCAACTTTAACTTGTTGGGGTTAATTACAAAAATGCGCGATAGGCAGTGacaccctcagaaatataccaagtatataccgatgaaaaaacgaccTTAGCCCACTTATGACCTCTTTAATTAAACAGGATAACAAATTGAGTTAAACTGCGGAAAATAATACTGTTTGTAAATCTTTTCTttgaaattacaaaaaaaaaaaacacgcacacgatatctttcactgTAACAGCGCCAAAATGAttcaattttctttatttttggtggaatattaaaaaaCCGCCTTGGgcgacaatgggttaatcgttccgTCGAGGATGGGAAACCATATTTCTCGATTTTGATTTAAGATACGCTAATTTTAGCCACTCCCTTTTATTGAactttttatataaataaaaaaatgttgTAACGAAAAAGGTCGAACTGCCCACAAAGTTTTTTTTCTACACGATTagctacttttaagtactcctgAGTACATATGTAGATGTGGCAGTTCATAGAACGAATAGATAAAACCACACCATGAAAAACCACGAATTCATTAAACATTTCTAACGCCCCAAATCTATCTGCGTATTTGAAAAgtaattaaaaaatttaattttgtaataataaaacgagggggaacgttgtgagttgctgcggacgccgcaactctacatttatacccgatacttagtcagtatggctcccctccggcagacgccgcgaatattaaacgacacgagaaagagtgcgtgcgagagagacagaaaatcagtctgaccgtgacgtcgggcgctgcgtagccactgcaaattgatttgttccttttggctataaaaattatctgatctgatccagattcagcaatctgatagatatggtcgttatctatgattctgcgtttttagttttctcgaatctgcaatattgtggatgcaacagattttcgtcctttgtgtgggtggaagggggtggggcgaaattttgagataaccgttttatagtgagatctaacaggagtgcggatactaaatttggttactctaccgttaatagtctctgagatttgtggatgccccagattttcgtcctttgcgggggcggaaggtggtgtggcgaaattttgacacaaaacggtcaagtccgatatcacaggagtgtggataccaaaattggttgccctggctcttataggttctgagatccttgaactcatattttgcaattggctaaaccgaccatgaaacctgtgtgtcagagagagacagagcgagaaagaatgaaattgttttcttgattctggctataataattatacgatctggttcagattttgcactctagaagatatagtcatcttctacgattctgcgtttttagttttctcgtatcgtcgaaattgtggatgccacagattttcgccctttgtggtggcggaagtgggggggggggggggggaaagttttgaaatattcttgtagcagtgacatatcacagaagtctgcatccaaaacatcgtttctctagctcttatagtctttgagcactaggcgctgaaggggacggacagacggacagacattcAGGGCTTAATcgcctcggctattgatgctgatccagaatatatatactttattgggtcggaaacgattccttctggacgttacacacatccacttttaccacaaatctaatataccccaatactcattttgagtatcgggtataataaaagaaagttACATAGCCCCTCCCATCAGGTAACCAACCTCTACCAAAGAATTTTCGCACATGTGGCTAATATCAGTTAAATCTGTTAAGGGGGCATGGTGCACATGCCAAGGCCGCCTCAATATATCAATTCGCGTGCCGAAATTTAATAAGTGCTCTCCAGAATTAAGCCCTGTTTTTAAAACCCAAAATTTAATCACTGTTACATACAGTTACAGTTAAATAACCCCGCTTGCATGCAGGTTCGTTGCAGCAATAGAGAACCAATTATAAGCCACCAACAAGACTGATtgctgataataataatatttcagttttgcatttaaattttctCATCGTCATACATACATGACGAGAAAAGTTCTGAATTTTTGAATAATGTGCAATCATTGAGACGGCACACTTCATAAGTGATGGCTCAGTAACTTCGATGGCGCATATCCTCACAAAACGCCAGACGCTGACAGTCTGTAATATATGATTATTATAATGAAAATACAATGAAGATTAGTCGATATTTAATTGGAGTAAAGTAATTACAGTGGGGTACTGGGAGGAGAATATATTAAGGCTTAAGGAATAACACGGAATAAAAGAGCAGTGTTTAcatggttgggtgggtaaaCTCGAAATAACAACACCTGAATCCGCGCGGCTATACATATGACACAATCGACTGGATTTCTGTAACCCCTAACGCCAGGTTGGCaattaaaatcttttttatgtGTTTAACTAGAACAACTAAAAGATCCAGCCCATCCAAATAGCCCTGGGCGAAAGATCCCCCAAAATATTGTGGAGGGAAACAAGGATGATAGTTTTCCCACGGATTTGATAACCGTTACGGGCACCGAAGGCGAATTCCCACCTGTTCAATGAATCTACCTCCTCTTGCATTTACGGCATTAATTATTGTAAAATTAACCCGGCCAAATAGAGGGGCACCCGCCGCTCTCAGCGATTCATTTCAAAAACGCAATCAAATTTGAAATTTGAGTCTTTGTCTCCGGGCGGTCACGAGCCCTATGTCATCAAAAGAGTCTGCGAGACTCAACGCGCAGCACCAAACAGGTCTCTCCACAAAAATCGGAAATTTGTGAATTTTGTTGAGCAAGCAGTCCAAACTTAAATAAACTGCTTGCATTAACATACCCTTTTGGTCAATTTAAAACTAGCCGgcaaaatttttttaaatttttaattaaatttgagTTTTCACTCCATTCAATCCAGTCATAATTCCATTTTCGTGGtttaaaatgtgtgtgttaatTGTTGATAGTACAAAAACTGTTTATGACTTCGTACGAAAACATTTGGAACTAAAGATAGCAGCTAAGATGAGACTTAAATTGTTCTTTATTCTGTTGTTGATTATTCtagcaatggttttatttaTGACGAAAGTCAGTGCCAAACGATGGGCTGATGGAGTAGATGGAGTGTGTGCCTAATCACTTTTTATAGTGTTAAATTATACCAATAAAGATGATGTAGCAAGCTTAGCGATAGTTGATTTAAACAagtaaattcattatttttgagATACCAGCTGATCTCAAAGCGAGAGCTCCGAAACTGAGGTTTGCACATACCTATCTATCAAATGTAGACCTCAAAGTATTATAATTCAACTAACTAATCGCCAATTCCACAGCCCAAGCGTACCAAGAGTTATATTGATGAGGTATACCGACTTTTAGAGGAAAAGCCAGGGGTTGAAGAAATATTAATCATGAATCGTTCCGGTGTGCCGATCAAAACGTCAATGGAACGCCAAGACGCAATTCAACATGCCTGTCTTTATGAGAATTTGCGTGAAAAGTGTCTGGCATTTCTATCAAAAATGGAGCCACCACAGCTCCTGACCATGTTGCGAGTCCGTACCAGATTCCACGAGGTCCTGCTAACACCTGATGGCAAGATAACCGTTTTGGTAGTGCAAAATCCAAAGGATACACATCTTAAGGTAGAGGATCTAAATCGTCATTCCtccaatttttaaataattgctCCTACATATATCTACGTTGTTAGTCATCCAACTTCTTACACGTAAAACATTCTTCTCACTTTGTACACAGCCCAAACACAACAAACTGTTCATTTATGTGACTACctgaatataaa is part of the Drosophila miranda strain MSH22 chromosome Y unlocalized genomic scaffold, D.miranda_PacBio2.1 Contig_Y1_pilon, whole genome shotgun sequence genome and harbors:
- the LOC117190254 gene encoding inactive peptidyl-prolyl cis-trans isomerase shutdown-like translates to MCCLDAASYSSRKLVGSGSQFEVEQSPFGAGDDDFNVDEMEDCDNAPDVDEEELASPSTQSFEELKKLMKPINENIFKRITREGHQGRGLVPDKARVAVRYSGYWEGESSPFDSSLMRRTKFYFETGAGCDVLEGLQAAVLTMRPYEKAEFIISYKLLFHEMGCPPRIKPRSDGLFKIEVLHFTLIGDSDAFASMAAVDRDKFAIVYPKALDMHMHGKDCVKRFRYRNAVTAFERAVSSLNYCRLANDEDERKQIALLITLNQNLMICYNKLHNPKRVCITMKALRRLTENKPSKAL